One region of Streptomyces sp. CG4 genomic DNA includes:
- a CDS encoding TIGR03364 family FAD-dependent oxidoreductase codes for MKVTVVGAGVVGTMHAWHAVERGHQVVQIEREAEARGASLRNFGQIWVSGRAGGEELETALRARELWEGIGARVPALGFRANGSLTPVRGALELAVAEAAVARPDAAARGYKLLTPGEARTLNPALRGDFTAALYCERDAAVEPRTAQLALHAELLKSPNYTFLAGREVREVTGAASVRDDHGDVHEADAVVLCTGAWLGGLVRELAGPDLPVRRVRLQMMQTDPLGEPLTTSVADADSFRYYPAYASPALDALNAGQAQARTAAEHKMQLLMVQRADGGLTIGDTHEYEHPFAFDTVEEPYEHLTGVVESLLGRPLPRIRRRWAGVYAQCTDTSRVVHRQQVSDGVWLVTGPGGRGMTCSPAIAETTANELGW; via the coding sequence CGCCTGGCATGCAGTGGAACGCGGCCACCAGGTCGTCCAGATCGAGCGCGAGGCCGAGGCGCGCGGCGCCTCGCTGCGCAACTTCGGGCAGATCTGGGTCAGCGGCCGCGCCGGTGGAGAAGAGCTGGAGACCGCGCTGCGGGCGCGGGAGCTGTGGGAGGGCATCGGCGCGCGGGTGCCGGCGCTGGGCTTCCGGGCGAACGGGTCCCTGACCCCCGTCCGCGGCGCCCTGGAACTGGCCGTCGCCGAGGCCGCCGTGGCCCGCCCGGACGCCGCCGCCCGCGGCTACAAGCTCCTCACCCCGGGCGAGGCCCGCACCCTCAACCCGGCTCTGCGCGGCGACTTCACCGCCGCCCTGTACTGCGAGCGGGACGCGGCCGTCGAGCCGCGTACCGCCCAACTCGCCCTGCACGCCGAACTGTTGAAGTCCCCGAACTACACCTTCCTGGCGGGGCGGGAGGTGCGCGAGGTGACCGGCGCCGCAAGCGTGCGTGACGATCACGGGGACGTGCACGAGGCCGACGCCGTCGTCCTGTGCACCGGCGCCTGGCTCGGCGGGCTCGTCCGCGAGCTGGCCGGGCCCGACCTGCCCGTGCGCCGCGTGCGCCTGCAGATGATGCAGACCGACCCGCTGGGCGAGCCGCTCACCACCTCGGTCGCGGACGCCGACAGCTTCCGCTACTACCCGGCCTACGCCTCCCCGGCCCTGGACGCGCTCAACGCCGGCCAAGCTCAGGCGCGGACCGCCGCCGAGCACAAGATGCAGCTGCTCATGGTGCAGCGCGCCGACGGCGGACTGACCATCGGCGACACCCACGAGTACGAGCACCCCTTCGCCTTCGACACCGTCGAGGAGCCGTACGAGCACCTCACCGGGGTCGTCGAGTCGCTCCTCGGCCGGCCGCTGCCGCGCATCCGCCGCCGCTGGGCCGGTGTGTACGCGCAGTGCACCGACACGAGCCGGGTCGTCCACCGGCAGCAGGTGAGCGACGGTGTGTGGCTGGTCACCGGGCCCGGCGGGCGCGGCATGACCTGCTCCCCCGCGATAGCCGAGACCACCGCGAACGAACTGGGCTGGTGA
- a CDS encoding HAD family hydrolase has translation MAGTTVADGGLVERAFAAAAAELGVAPGSAEHAEHLAYVRATMGESKISVFRHLFGAEDRAQRANTAFEKAYGDLVDAGLIAPVPGAREAVEELAAGGRTVVLTTGFARVTQDAILDALGWQDLVPLTLCPADAGGRGRPYPDMVLEAFVRTKAAEDVRQVAVVGDTSYDVLSGVRAGAGLVAGVRTGAHGDEAFRAAGATHVLDSVAGLPALLTGAR, from the coding sequence ATGGCCGGCACGACCGTCGCCGACGGCGGACTGGTCGAGCGCGCCTTCGCGGCGGCCGCCGCCGAACTGGGCGTCGCACCCGGCTCGGCCGAGCACGCCGAACACCTCGCCTACGTCCGCGCCACCATGGGCGAGTCCAAGATCTCCGTCTTCCGGCACCTGTTCGGCGCCGAGGACCGCGCCCAGCGCGCCAACACCGCCTTCGAGAAGGCGTACGGCGACCTCGTCGACGCCGGTCTCATCGCCCCGGTCCCGGGCGCCCGCGAGGCCGTCGAGGAACTCGCCGCCGGTGGCCGTACCGTCGTCCTGACCACCGGCTTCGCCCGCGTCACCCAGGACGCCATCCTCGACGCCCTCGGCTGGCAGGACCTCGTCCCGCTCACCCTGTGCCCGGCCGACGCCGGCGGGCGCGGACGGCCGTACCCGGACATGGTCCTGGAGGCATTCGTCCGCACCAAGGCCGCCGAGGACGTACGCCAGGTCGCCGTCGTCGGGGACACCTCGTACGACGTGCTCAGCGGCGTACGGGCCGGGGCCGGGCTGGTCGCCGGGGTGCGCACCGGGGCGCACGGCGACGAGGCGTTCCGCGCCGCCGGTGCCACGCACGTCCTCGACTCCGTCGCCGGCCTGCCCGCCCTGCTTACGGGAGCGCGCTGA
- a CDS encoding ABC transporter ATP-binding protein: MGIRFDSVTVAYDRNIVLDSLDLTVEPGEVMALLGPSGSGKTTALRAVAGFVRPASGRVLLGGRDVTDLPPYRRGIGMVVQSYALFPHLRVDENVAFGLRARKTAKSEIRQRVAEALEMTGMAGYARRHPRELSGGQQQRVAIARALAIRPDVLLLDEPLSALDARLRSGMLAELARLHRELPDVSMLYVTHDQVEALTLADRIAVMDAARLQQCGTPRELYRAPKSEFTASFVGGANLLPVTVGSGGVGFAGTELKVDTGEVVAGARATLCVRPHVIGLGQGPNRLDGVVREIQWRGATHRLYVEVDGHSVMADVRELKEPPALGDPVSLHFAAEDAVLLPAGVGHE; the protein is encoded by the coding sequence ATGGGCATCCGCTTCGACTCCGTCACCGTCGCCTACGACCGCAACATCGTGCTCGACTCGCTCGACCTGACCGTCGAGCCGGGCGAGGTCATGGCGCTGCTCGGGCCGTCCGGATCCGGCAAGACCACCGCGCTGCGGGCGGTCGCCGGGTTCGTCCGGCCCGCGTCCGGGCGGGTGCTTCTCGGCGGCCGGGACGTGACGGACCTGCCGCCGTACCGGCGGGGCATCGGCATGGTCGTGCAGAGTTACGCGCTCTTCCCGCACCTGCGGGTCGACGAGAACGTGGCCTTCGGACTCCGGGCCCGTAAAACGGCCAAGAGCGAGATACGGCAGCGGGTCGCCGAGGCGCTGGAGATGACCGGCATGGCCGGCTACGCCCGCCGCCACCCGCGCGAGCTGTCCGGCGGACAGCAGCAGCGCGTCGCCATCGCCCGCGCCCTCGCCATCCGGCCGGACGTCCTGCTCCTCGACGAGCCGCTGTCCGCGCTCGACGCCCGGCTGCGCTCCGGGATGCTCGCCGAACTCGCCCGGCTGCACCGGGAGTTGCCCGACGTCTCGATGCTGTACGTCACCCACGACCAGGTCGAGGCGCTGACGCTGGCCGACCGGATCGCGGTGATGGACGCGGCGCGGCTTCAGCAGTGCGGTACGCCTCGCGAGCTGTACCGGGCGCCGAAGAGCGAGTTCACGGCTTCCTTCGTGGGCGGCGCGAATCTGCTGCCGGTGACCGTGGGTTCCGGGGGCGTCGGCTTCGCGGGGACCGAGCTGAAGGTCGACACGGGGGAGGTGGTCGCGGGGGCGCGGGCCACGTTGTGTGTACGGCCGCATGTCATCGGGCTGGGGCAGGGTCCCAACCGACTCGACGGTGTCGTACGGGAGATCCAGTGGCGGGGGGCCACACATCGGCTGTACGTCGAGGTCGACGGGCATTCCGTCATGGCGGACGTGCGCGAGCTGAAGGAGCCACCGGCGCTCGGGGACCCGGTGAGCCTGCACTTCGCCGCCGAGGACGCGGTACTGCTGCCCGCGGGGGTCGGCCATGAGTAG
- a CDS encoding 2-aminoethylphosphonate ABC transporter permease subunit produces the protein MSRRLLWALPPVALLALFFLYPLALVVQQSFQPDGGGTSLQPYADVFASEGFRNALWTTVWLAPAATAGCLVLGFLLSLVIAFVPFPGAKAVARFIDVYLSFPSFLITLALLFIYGTTGIIGSFQFLTTPWGVLLAEVTYFTPFVMRPLLAAFSQLDTAQLEAASSLGARAPRIVRQVILPEALPALAAGGSLVLVLCLNEFGIVLFTGAKGVTTLPMLVYSKAILESDYPGACVVAVVNVLISVGLYGLYRVVSRRAGA, from the coding sequence ATGAGTAGGCGACTGCTGTGGGCCCTTCCTCCCGTGGCCCTCCTCGCCCTCTTCTTCCTCTATCCCCTCGCCCTCGTCGTCCAGCAGTCCTTCCAGCCCGACGGCGGAGGCACCTCCCTGCAGCCGTACGCGGACGTCTTCGCCTCCGAAGGCTTCCGGAACGCGCTGTGGACCACGGTCTGGCTGGCGCCGGCCGCCACCGCCGGATGCCTGGTCCTGGGCTTCCTGTTGTCGCTGGTCATCGCGTTCGTGCCGTTCCCCGGGGCGAAGGCGGTGGCGCGGTTCATCGACGTCTACCTGTCCTTCCCGTCCTTCCTGATCACGCTGGCGCTGCTGTTCATCTACGGCACCACGGGCATCATCGGCTCCTTCCAGTTCCTCACCACGCCCTGGGGGGTGCTGCTGGCGGAGGTCACCTACTTCACGCCGTTCGTGATGCGGCCGCTGCTCGCCGCGTTCTCGCAGCTGGACACCGCACAGCTGGAGGCGGCCAGTTCGCTCGGGGCGCGGGCGCCGCGGATCGTGCGGCAGGTGATCCTTCCCGAGGCGCTGCCCGCGCTCGCCGCCGGCGGAAGTCTCGTCCTGGTCCTCTGCCTCAACGAGTTCGGGATCGTGCTCTTCACCGGCGCGAAAGGGGTCACGACCCTGCCGATGCTCGTCTACAGCAAGGCGATCCTGGAGTCCGACTATCCGGGCGCGTGCGTGGTCGCCGTCGTCAACGTCCTGATCTCCGTGGGCCTGTACGGCCTCTACCGGGTGGTGAGCCGTCGTGCTGGTGCATAG
- a CDS encoding ABC transporter permease subunit: MLVHSRRTKWAVWALFLLLFVPLFALPLLVVLGASFATHWSGVLPSGPTMADYRAATRGEALRALTTSLLTATAASLLALAVGTWAALAGAALKKRYRRVMDALFVLPVAVPSVVVGLSVLVAFSKPPMLLNGTRWIVILAHTVLVTAFAHQSVSAAITRLDPAYEQAAASLGARPSHVLWRVRLPLLLPSLTAAAGLCFALSMGELSATMMLYPPDWTPLPVLIYAATDRGALFTGSAVAVVLMAATLLVLFAVSRVRTRASYR, translated from the coding sequence GTGCTGGTGCATAGCCGCAGGACCAAGTGGGCCGTATGGGCGCTGTTCCTGCTGCTCTTCGTGCCGCTGTTCGCCCTTCCCCTCCTCGTCGTGCTCGGCGCCTCCTTCGCCACGCACTGGTCCGGCGTCCTGCCCTCGGGCCCGACCATGGCCGACTACCGCGCCGCCACCCGCGGCGAGGCCCTGCGGGCGCTCACCACCAGCCTGCTCACCGCCACCGCGGCCAGCCTGCTCGCGCTGGCCGTCGGCACCTGGGCCGCGCTGGCCGGGGCGGCGCTGAAGAAGCGGTACCGCAGGGTCATGGACGCGCTGTTCGTGCTGCCGGTGGCCGTACCGTCGGTCGTGGTCGGACTGTCGGTCCTGGTGGCGTTCTCCAAGCCGCCGATGCTGCTCAACGGCACCCGGTGGATCGTGATCCTCGCGCACACGGTGCTGGTCACCGCCTTCGCCCACCAGTCCGTGTCGGCGGCGATCACCCGCCTCGACCCGGCCTACGAACAGGCCGCCGCCTCCCTCGGCGCCCGGCCGTCCCACGTGCTGTGGCGGGTACGGCTGCCGTTGCTGCTGCCCTCGCTCACCGCCGCCGCCGGCCTCTGCTTCGCCCTGTCCATGGGCGAGCTGAGCGCCACGATGATGCTCTATCCGCCCGACTGGACCCCGCTGCCCGTCCTGATCTACGCGGCCACCGACCGCGGCGCCCTGTTCACCGGCTCCGCCGTCGCCGTGGTGCTGATGGCCGCGACCCTGCTCGTCCTGTTCGCCGTCTCCCGGGTCCGCACCCGGGCGTCGTACCGCTGA
- a CDS encoding 2-aminoethylphosphonate ABC transporter substrate-binding protein, producing the protein MPRTRITLAVVLALLATPALSACGGSSSASDAKEVTVYSADGLKGENGDGWYDKVFADFTRQTGIKVKYVEGGSGEIVQRAVREKSNPQADVLVTLPPFIQQADEKGLLEKYEPKDSDQVSGADKAPDGTWTSVVNNYFGFVYNKKELAQAPKTWDELLDAKYKNKLQYSTPGVAGDGTAVLIKAMHDFGGKDQALAYLKKLQANNVGPSASTGKLAPKVDKGELLVANGDVQMNYAQSKTMPGLGIWFPADKNGKRTTFALPYAAGLAAKAPHSENGRKLLDFMLAQKQQQEVSGIGGGFAARQDVKATDANAIALTKLMDGVDFFEPDWNDINKNLTSYVEDWKSATGS; encoded by the coding sequence ATGCCCAGAACCCGCATCACGCTCGCCGTAGTCCTCGCTCTCCTCGCCACCCCCGCGCTGTCCGCCTGCGGCGGCTCCTCCTCCGCCTCCGACGCCAAGGAAGTCACCGTCTACAGCGCCGACGGCCTCAAGGGCGAGAACGGCGACGGCTGGTACGACAAGGTCTTCGCGGACTTCACCCGGCAGACCGGTATCAAGGTCAAATACGTCGAGGGCGGCTCCGGCGAGATCGTGCAGCGCGCCGTCCGCGAGAAGAGCAACCCGCAGGCCGATGTGCTGGTCACCCTCCCGCCCTTCATCCAGCAGGCCGACGAAAAGGGCCTGCTGGAGAAGTACGAGCCGAAGGACTCCGACCAGGTCAGCGGCGCCGACAAGGCCCCGGACGGCACCTGGACCTCCGTCGTCAACAACTACTTCGGCTTCGTCTACAACAAGAAGGAGCTGGCGCAGGCCCCCAAGACCTGGGACGAACTGCTCGACGCCAAGTACAAGAACAAGCTGCAGTACTCCACCCCGGGCGTCGCCGGTGACGGCACCGCCGTCCTGATCAAGGCCATGCACGACTTCGGCGGCAAGGACCAGGCCCTCGCCTACCTGAAGAAGCTGCAGGCCAACAACGTCGGCCCGTCCGCCTCCACGGGCAAGCTCGCGCCCAAGGTCGACAAGGGCGAACTGCTCGTCGCCAACGGCGATGTGCAGATGAACTACGCCCAGTCCAAGACCATGCCGGGCCTCGGTATCTGGTTCCCGGCCGACAAGAACGGCAAGCGCACCACCTTCGCCCTGCCGTACGCGGCCGGCCTCGCCGCCAAGGCCCCGCACAGCGAGAACGGCAGGAAGCTGCTCGACTTCATGCTCGCGCAGAAGCAGCAGCAGGAGGTCAGCGGGATCGGCGGCGGCTTCGCGGCCCGCCAGGACGTCAAGGCCACCGACGCCAACGCCATCGCCCTCACCAAGCTCATGGACGGCGTCGACTTCTTCGAGCCCGACTGGAACGACATCAACAAGAACCTCACGTCGTACGTCGAGGACTGGAAGTCGGCCACCGGCAGCTGA
- a CDS encoding HAD-IIA family hydrolase, protein MADRKPIESWLTDMDGVLIHEGVPIPGADAFVKKLRESGRPFLVLTNNSIYTARDLHARLNRMGLEVPVENIWTSALATAQFLNDQRPGGSAYVIGEAGLTTALHDIGYILTDHDPDFVILGETRTYSFEALTKAVRLINGGARFIATNPDNVGPSTEGDLPATGSVAALITAATRKKPYFVGKPNPLMMRAGLNAIGAHSEHSAMIGDRMDTDVLAGLEAGMRTFLVLSGVTQPDDVDRYPFRPSQVVDSIADLVDLV, encoded by the coding sequence ATGGCAGACCGCAAGCCCATCGAGTCATGGCTCACCGACATGGACGGCGTCCTGATCCACGAGGGGGTGCCGATCCCCGGAGCCGACGCCTTCGTGAAGAAGCTGCGTGAGTCCGGGCGGCCCTTCCTGGTCCTCACCAACAACTCCATCTACACCGCCCGCGACCTGCACGCCCGGCTGAACCGCATGGGCCTGGAGGTGCCGGTGGAGAACATCTGGACCTCGGCGCTCGCCACCGCCCAGTTCCTGAACGACCAGCGGCCCGGCGGCAGCGCCTACGTCATCGGCGAGGCCGGTCTGACCACGGCACTGCACGACATCGGCTACATCCTCACCGACCACGACCCCGACTTCGTGATCCTCGGCGAGACCCGCACCTACTCCTTCGAGGCCCTCACCAAGGCCGTACGGCTGATCAACGGCGGCGCCCGGTTCATCGCCACCAACCCGGACAACGTCGGCCCGTCCACCGAGGGCGATCTGCCCGCCACCGGCTCGGTCGCCGCCCTGATCACCGCCGCCACCCGCAAGAAGCCGTACTTCGTCGGCAAGCCCAACCCGCTGATGATGCGGGCCGGGCTCAACGCGATCGGCGCGCACTCGGAGCACTCGGCGATGATCGGCGACCGCATGGACACCGACGTCCTCGCCGGTCTGGAGGCCGGAATGCGCACCTTCCTGGTGCTCAGCGGCGTCACCCAGCCCGACGACGTCGACCGCTACCCCTTCCGCCCCTCCCAGGTCGTCGACTCCATCGCCGATCTGGTCGACCTGGTCTGA
- a CDS encoding class F sortase: protein MPDEHARTTGTARLITGLAWALLLLGLWLWGRALTDVPRGADSTTPGGVFALGPVDPALLPRAARPLGDALPQRVDIPRLGVQAPVVSRGLDAQGAVDPPPFDQPGVVGWYGAGTRPGAEGAALLVGHVDTETRPAVFYKLSTLKPGNTVRVVRSDGQVAAFTVDDVRVLPRAGFDARQAYGPHRPGRAELRLITCGGTFDRASRSYTANVVVSAYLTGTTR, encoded by the coding sequence ATGCCCGACGAGCACGCGCGCACCACCGGCACCGCGCGGCTGATCACCGGCCTCGCCTGGGCGCTGCTGCTGCTCGGGCTGTGGCTGTGGGGGCGCGCACTGACCGACGTACCGCGGGGCGCGGACAGCACCACCCCCGGCGGCGTGTTCGCCCTCGGCCCCGTCGATCCCGCCCTGCTGCCCCGCGCCGCCCGGCCGCTCGGGGACGCCCTGCCCCAGCGCGTCGACATCCCCCGGCTCGGCGTGCAGGCACCGGTGGTGAGCCGCGGCCTGGACGCCCAGGGCGCCGTGGACCCGCCGCCCTTCGACCAGCCGGGCGTGGTCGGCTGGTACGGCGCCGGCACCAGACCCGGCGCCGAGGGAGCGGCACTCCTGGTGGGGCACGTCGACACCGAGACCCGGCCCGCCGTCTTCTACAAGCTCAGCACCCTCAAGCCCGGCAACACGGTTCGCGTGGTCCGCTCGGACGGCCAGGTCGCCGCGTTCACCGTCGACGACGTCCGCGTCCTGCCCCGCGCCGGCTTCGACGCCCGCCAGGCCTACGGCCCGCACCGGCCCGGCCGCGCCGAACTCCGCCTCATCACCTGCGGCGGCACCTTCGACCGTGCCAGCCGCAGCTACACGGCCAACGTGGTGGTGTCCGCCTACCTCACCGGAACCACCCGCTGA
- a CDS encoding glycoside hydrolase family 6 protein — protein MDDSRRARACARASAAAVLGAALLLAGCSSGGGDKNGDSGGRITQQPKAADPFWVNPDGTAARQLAAYTKSGDTTRAEQIRKIAEQPVGEWIGPENPEQEARGFTEAAAKSDRTALLVLYDIPHRDCGQYSQGGAADGNAYRAWIDGVARGIEDRSAIVILEPDAVLHLVDGCTPAQFHEERYDLLKGAIAKLKSLKNTKVYLDAGNAGWGHPDQIFQPLQQAGIDRADGFSVNVSNFYSTQDSLAYGRQLASKVGGKHFVIDTSRNGNGPYTSGDPGQRWCNPPGRALGETPTTKTADPLVDAYLWVKRPGESDGTCKGGPKAGDWWATYALALAKNSRP, from the coding sequence ATGGACGACAGCAGGAGGGCCCGTGCCTGCGCGCGAGCGTCGGCGGCGGCGGTGCTGGGGGCGGCACTGCTGCTCGCCGGATGCTCCTCCGGCGGCGGGGACAAGAACGGGGACTCCGGCGGCCGCATCACCCAACAGCCCAAGGCCGCCGACCCGTTCTGGGTGAACCCGGACGGCACCGCGGCCCGCCAGCTCGCCGCCTACACCAAGTCCGGCGACACGACGCGGGCGGAGCAGATCAGGAAGATCGCCGAGCAGCCGGTGGGCGAGTGGATCGGCCCGGAGAACCCGGAGCAGGAGGCCCGCGGCTTCACCGAGGCCGCCGCGAAGTCCGACCGCACGGCTCTGCTCGTCCTCTACGACATCCCGCACCGCGACTGCGGCCAGTACTCCCAGGGCGGCGCCGCCGACGGCAACGCCTACCGCGCCTGGATCGACGGCGTGGCCCGGGGCATCGAGGACCGCTCCGCCATCGTGATCCTCGAACCCGACGCCGTACTCCACCTCGTGGACGGCTGCACGCCCGCCCAGTTCCACGAGGAGCGCTACGACCTCCTCAAGGGCGCGATCGCCAAGCTCAAGTCCCTGAAGAACACCAAGGTCTACCTGGACGCGGGCAACGCCGGCTGGGGCCACCCCGACCAGATCTTCCAGCCCCTCCAGCAGGCCGGCATCGACCGGGCCGACGGCTTCTCCGTCAACGTCTCCAACTTCTACTCCACCCAGGACTCCCTCGCCTACGGCAGGCAGCTCGCCTCGAAGGTGGGCGGCAAACACTTCGTCATCGACACCAGCCGCAACGGCAACGGCCCCTACACCTCCGGCGACCCGGGCCAGCGCTGGTGCAACCCGCCCGGCCGCGCCCTGGGCGAGACCCCGACGACGAAGACCGCGGATCCGCTGGTGGACGCCTACCTGTGGGTCAAGCGCCCGGGCGAGTCCGACGGCACCTGCAAGGGAGGGCCGAAGGCGGGGGACTGGTGGGCGACGTACGCCCTCGCGCTCGCCAAGAACAGCCGGCCCTGA
- a CDS encoding ArsR/SmtB family transcription factor, translating to MGLWQIGTDTLVRSRFVLSPFAETFASLKLLHVGTGAHPGEAAWLGAHLPGYRARLAADPVTALLVRAGLGTSWIADFFCPTSCVGEGFEETVARVRAAGAGRARADLRVSLRGPLPAGLERDDLPERATALLTYVWEETVRPYWERRRRVLEADMVARTARVSQGGWAAVLDSLTPWMRWIGESRFQVNQHAYPPREIAAGAELLFMPVTPRTSWVSWEGRERYAVVYPCLGVLAEDHDRRPVPAGLGALVGTARAGVLVLLGTPLSTTQLVAVTGQGLGSVGRHLRVLLDAGLVERRRAGRSVLYMRTAAGEVLVEASGAGTGDREPEPEMG from the coding sequence ATGGGCTTGTGGCAGATCGGCACCGACACCCTCGTCCGCAGCCGGTTCGTGCTCTCGCCGTTCGCCGAGACCTTCGCGAGCCTGAAGCTGCTGCACGTGGGGACCGGCGCCCATCCGGGCGAGGCGGCCTGGCTGGGCGCGCACCTGCCCGGCTACCGGGCGCGCCTCGCGGCCGACCCGGTGACCGCGCTGCTCGTGCGGGCGGGACTCGGCACGTCCTGGATCGCCGACTTCTTCTGCCCCACCTCGTGCGTCGGGGAGGGCTTCGAGGAGACCGTGGCCCGGGTGCGGGCGGCCGGTGCCGGTCGGGCGCGCGCCGACCTCCGTGTCTCCCTGCGGGGCCCGCTCCCCGCCGGCCTGGAGCGGGACGACCTGCCCGAGCGGGCGACCGCGCTCCTGACGTACGTCTGGGAGGAGACCGTACGGCCGTACTGGGAGCGTCGGCGGCGCGTCCTGGAGGCCGACATGGTCGCGCGGACCGCGCGGGTGAGCCAGGGCGGCTGGGCAGCCGTGCTGGACTCGCTGACGCCCTGGATGCGCTGGATCGGGGAGAGCCGGTTCCAGGTCAATCAGCACGCCTATCCGCCCAGGGAGATCGCCGCCGGGGCCGAGCTGCTGTTCATGCCGGTGACGCCGAGGACCAGTTGGGTGTCGTGGGAGGGGCGGGAGCGGTACGCCGTCGTCTACCCGTGTCTCGGGGTACTCGCCGAGGACCACGACCGGCGGCCCGTCCCGGCCGGGCTCGGCGCGCTCGTCGGGACCGCGCGGGCCGGAGTGCTGGTGCTGCTGGGGACTCCCCTCAGCACGACCCAGCTGGTCGCCGTGACCGGACAGGGGCTGGGGTCGGTGGGCCGGCATCTGCGGGTGCTGCTGGACGCCGGGCTGGTGGAGCGGCGGCGGGCCGGGCGCTCGGTGCTGTACATGCGGACGGCGGCCGGGGAGGTGCTCGTGGAGGCGTCGGGAGCCGGTACCGGTGACCGGGAGCCGGAACCGGAGATGGGCTAG
- a CDS encoding MFS transporter, translating into MRSYRTLFRIPEFTPFLLSFAAHAAAQTIGGLALGTLVFRATGSPFLSAVSMYGPQLAQLLGAAFLLSGADRLPPRAILSGMSLAFATATAVLALPALPVRALFAVVLLQGLAASLGGGVRGGLLNEILPKDGYVLGRSVHNMLWGLTQVAGFATGGALLTLLTPRTCLLLAAALYVASALVTRLGLTARPPRSAGRPSVSATWRTNAVLWSSRPRRLTYLGLWIPNGLVVGGESLYVSYSPSAAGTLYACGALGMFAGDMAVGRLVPPALRPRLATPLRLLLAVPYLLFVLRPGAATAAVAVTAASVGFAASLVLQERLMTLTPDDLAGQALGLHFVGMSTLQGVSAALAGAVAQLTSPAAAMTLMAAGSVTVTLTLAARGATAPSPTAPCSGSPDRRPRTACTTPTAPDSGPSAPSP; encoded by the coding sequence ATGCGCAGCTACCGAACCCTGTTCCGCATCCCGGAGTTCACCCCGTTCCTGCTCTCCTTCGCCGCCCACGCCGCGGCCCAGACGATCGGCGGCCTGGCCCTCGGCACGCTGGTCTTCCGGGCCACCGGCTCCCCGTTCCTGTCGGCGGTGAGCATGTACGGCCCGCAGCTCGCGCAGTTGCTGGGAGCCGCGTTCCTGCTCTCGGGCGCCGACCGCCTGCCCCCGCGCGCGATCCTGTCCGGCATGAGCCTCGCCTTCGCGACGGCCACGGCGGTGCTGGCGCTGCCCGCACTGCCGGTCCGGGCGCTCTTCGCCGTCGTACTCCTGCAGGGCCTGGCCGCCTCGCTGGGCGGGGGAGTGCGCGGGGGACTGCTGAACGAGATCCTGCCCAAGGACGGGTATGTCCTGGGCCGTTCGGTCCACAACATGCTCTGGGGCCTGACGCAGGTGGCCGGGTTCGCGACGGGCGGCGCGCTGCTGACGCTGCTGACCCCGAGAACCTGCCTGCTCCTGGCGGCGGCGCTGTACGTGGCATCGGCCCTCGTCACCCGCCTCGGCCTCACGGCCCGCCCGCCGCGCTCCGCCGGCCGCCCGTCCGTCTCGGCGACCTGGCGCACCAACGCCGTCCTGTGGTCCTCGCGCCCGCGCCGTCTCACCTACCTGGGCCTGTGGATCCCCAACGGCCTGGTGGTCGGCGGCGAATCGCTCTACGTCTCCTACAGCCCCTCGGCCGCCGGCACGCTGTACGCGTGCGGGGCGCTGGGCATGTTCGCCGGCGACATGGCGGTGGGCCGCCTGGTACCGCCCGCGCTGCGCCCCCGGCTCGCGACCCCGCTGCGGCTGCTGCTGGCGGTGCCCTACCTGCTCTTCGTCCTGCGGCCGGGAGCGGCGACGGCGGCCGTGGCCGTCACCGCCGCCTCCGTCGGCTTCGCCGCGAGCCTGGTCCTGCAGGAACGCCTGATGACCCTCACCCCCGACGACCTCGCGGGCCAGGCCCTCGGCCTGCACTTCGTCGGCATGTCCACCCTGCAGGGCGTCAGCGCGGCGCTCGCGGGCGCGGTGGCCCAACTGACCTCCCCGGCCGCGGCGATGACGCTGATGGCGGCCGGGTCGGTCACCGTGACCCTGACCCTCGCGGCGCGGGGCGCTACGGCACCTTCACCCACTGCGCCGTGCTCGGGGTCCCCTGATCGTCGTCCACGAACAGCATGTACCACCCCGACTGCACCAGATTCCGGTCCCTCGGCACCGTCACCGTGA